In the genome of Globicephala melas chromosome 3, mGloMel1.2, whole genome shotgun sequence, one region contains:
- the GMIP gene encoding GEM-interacting protein isoform X3, which translates to MCDTPLPKGYPQLLRAGRDTVISSGAWTTSRSHLGTTLEMLAGDPVLSGDPEPDKTPTATLTSETNRWSGPSPEDPAPLTGEELDLRLIRTKGGVDAALEYAKTWSRYAKELLAWTEKRASHELEFAKNIMKIAEAGKVSIHQQSHMPLQYIYTLFLEHDLSLGALAMETVAQQKRDYYQPLAAKRTEIEKWRKEFKEQWMKEQKRMNEAVQALRRAQLQYVQRSEDLRVRSQASPEDPAPQAQPGPNKQQERRRRSREEAQTKALEAEALYQACVREANARQQDLEAAKQRIVSHVRKLVLQGDEVLRRVTLGLFGLRGAQAERGPRAFAALAECCAPFEPGQRYQEFVRALRPDAPPPLPPAFSFQEFTHGSPLDTRKKLSGAPPPPLDESAAEPGPWEDTGTGWQGTLGPTLASDVDSMGGGSEPRSQDSPTSSPGSGTRRLVKVSSTGTESSDDLEERDPDLGDGLENGPGTPFKKWTLSNAAQTHRLRRLRGPAKCRECEAFMVSGTECEECFLTCHKRCLETLLILCGHKRLPARTPLFGVNFLQLPRDFPEEVPLVITRCTTEIEQRALSVQGIYRVSGSRVRVERLCQAFENGRALVDLSGNSPHDVSSVLKRFLQELTDPVVPFHLYDAFISLAKTLHADPGHDPGTPSPSPEVIRSLKNLLVQLPDSNYNTLRHLVAHLFRVAAQYEENKMSANNLGIVFGPTLLRLPDGPGVASAGPVTCLLDSVHQAQLIEFLIVHYEQIFGVDDLFLATEPLPRDPSPPPTTLPTSPQPPYSQPALDALPISLASDPNPDTMPLSALEKHPETTPTEIPTLQRDQEEEVTKDTKNEGEEVSSQGPEDSPLGTQSRGHFSRQPVKYPRGGVRPVTHQLSCLAVVASKLCEETPVTSVPQGSLRRPRPGPAATSREGSPLRRTPLPKHFEITQETARLLSKLHNESVPKATCCPGTQPEEAEDHF; encoded by the exons ATGTGTGATACTCCCCTCCCCAAGGGCTACCCTCAGCTCCTGAGAGCAGGAAGAGATACAGTGATATCTTCCGGAGCCTGGACAACCTCGAGATCTCACTTGGGAAC GACCCTTGAGATGCTGGCTGGAGACCCTGTGCTTTCAGGAGATCCAGAACCTGACAAGACCCCCACAGCCACTTTG ACGAGTGAAACCAACCGTTGGAGTGGTCCCTCCCCAGAGGATCCTGCACCCCTTACAG GGGAGGAACTGGACTTGCGGCTCATTCGGACCAAGGGGGGTGTGGATGCAGCCCTGGAGTATGCTAAGACCTGGAGCCGCTACGCCAAGGAGCTGCTGGCCTGGACTGAGAAGAGAGCCAGCCATG AGCTGGAGTTTGCCAAAAACATCATGAAGATTGCTGAGGCGGGAAAGGTGTCCATCCACCAGCAG agCCACATGCCACTGCAGTACATCTACACCCTGTTTCTGGAGCACGACCTCAGCCTGGGAGCCCTGGCCATGGAGACAGTGGCCCAGCAGAAAAGAGACTACTACCAG cccctggctgcCAAACGGACTGAGATTGAGAAGTGGCGGAAGGAGTTTAAAGAGCAGTGGATGAAAGAGCAGAAGCGGATG AATGAGGCGGTGCAGGCACTGCGGCGGGCCCAGCTCCAGTATGTGCAGCGCAGCGAGGACCTGCGGGTGCGCTCCCAGGCGTCCCCCGAAGACCCGGCCCCCCAGGCCCAGCCGGGACCCAACAAGCAGCAGGAGCGGCGGCGGCGCTCGCGAGAGGAGGCCCAGACCAAG GCGCTGGAGGCCGAGGCGCTGTACCAGGCCTGCGTCCGCGAGGCCAATGCGCGGCAGCAGGACCTGGAGGCCGCCAAGCAGCGGATCGTATCACACGTGCGCAAACTGGTGCTGCAGGGGGACGAAGTGCTGAGGCGG GTGACCCTGGGATTGTTCGGGCTGCGAGGGGCTCAGGCAGAACGCGGCCCCCGCGCCTTCGCCGCCCTGGCCGAGTGCTGCGCGCCCTTTGAGCCGGGCCAGCGATACCAGGAGTTCGTGAGGGCGCTGCGGCCCGACGCCCCACCGCCCCTGCCACCAGCCTTCTCTTTCCAGGAGTTCACGCACGG TTCCCCTCTGGACACAAGAAAGAAGCTCTCTGGAGCCCCACCTCCACCGCTGGATGAGAGTGCAGCTGAGCCAGGCCCTTGGGAGGACACTGGCACAGGCTGGCAGG GAACTCTGGGCCCCACTCTGGCCAGTGATGTGGACAGCATGGGTGGTGGCAGCGAGCCTCGGTCCCAGGACTCTCCCACTTCCAGCCCAG GCTCTGGCACGAGGCGGCTGGTGAAGGTCTCGTCCACAGGCACCGAATCTTCAGATGACTTGGAGGAGCGAGACCCTG ACCTGGGAGATGGGCTGGAGAACGGGCCAGGCACCCCGTTCAAGAAGTGGACACTGTCCAACGCGGCCCAGACCCACCGGCTGCGGCGGCTGCGGGGCCCAGCCAAGTGCCGAGAGTGCGAGGCTTTCATGGTCAGCGGAACCGAGTGCGAGGAG TGCTTTCTGACCTGCCACAAGCGCTGCCTGGAGACTCTACTGATCCTTTGCGGACATAAGCGGCTCCCAGCCCGGACCCCCCTCTTTGGGGTCAACTTCCTGCAACTGCCCAGGGACTTCCCGGAGGAGGTGCCCCTTGTGATCACCAGGTGCACCACCGAGATAGAACAGCGCGCCCTGAGTGTGCAG GGCATTTATAGGGTCAGCGGGTCCCGGGTCCGCGTGGAACGGCTGTGCCAGGCTTTTGAGAACGGCCGAGCATTGGTTGACCTGTCAGGGAACTCGCCTCACGATGTCTCGAGTGTTCTCAAGCGATTCCTCCAGGAG CTCACTGACCCCGTGGTCCCCTTCCACCTCTACGACGCCTTCATCTCTCTGGCTAAGACCCTGCATGCAGACCCTGGGCACGACCCTgggacccccagccccagccctgaggTTATCCGCTCGCTGAAGAACCTCTTGGTGCAGCTGCCTGACTCTAACTACAACACCCTGCGGCACCTGGTGGCCCATCTATTCAG GGTGGCTGCACAGTATGAGGAGAACAAGATGTCTGCCAACAACCTGGGCATTGTGTTTGGGCCGACACTGTTGAGGCTGCCGGACGGTCCAGGGGTAGCCAGCGCCGGCCCCGTCACCTGCCTGCTAGACTCCGTGCACCAGGCCCAGCTCATCGAGTTCCTCATTGTACACTATGAGCAGATCTTCGGGGTTGATGACCTCTTCCTGGCCACTGAGCCCCTGCCCCGAGACCCCAGCCCACCCCCTACGACCCTCCCAACCAGCCCCCAGCCACCATACTCACAACCTGCCCTGGATGCCCTGCCCATATCCCTAGCCTCGGACCCCAACCCAGACACCATGCCCCTTAGTGCCCTGGAGAAGCATCCCGAGACCACGCCCACAGAG ATTCCAACTCTGCAGAgggaccaggaagaggaagtaaccaaagacaccaaaaatgagggagaggaag TGTCCAGCCAAGGCCCTGAGGACTCACCCCTGGGGACACAGTCCCGTGGCCACTTCAGCCGCCAGCCAGTGAAGTATCCCCGGGGGGGTGTACGGCCTGTCACCCACCAGCTGTCCTGCTTGGCCGTGGTGGCTTCCAAATTGTGCGAGGAGACCCCTGTCACATCAGTGCCCCAAGGGAGCTTGCGGAGGCCAAGACCCGGCCCTGCCGCCACCTCCCGTGAGGGCAGCCCTCTGCGCCGCACCCCACTGCCCAAGCATTTTGAGATCACGCAGGAGACGGCCCGGCTACTCTCCAAGCTGCACAACGAGTCTGTGCCCAAGGCCACCTGCTGCCCAGGCACCCAGCCTGAGGAAGCTGAGGACCATTTCTGA